A genomic region of Clostridiaceae bacterium contains the following coding sequences:
- the spoIIIAE gene encoding stage III sporulation protein AE, with protein MRYKRYIKRKLEKGSNKKRPINLMVALLIVLYLQAILMPLSSQAAGEENESETDNQEIIEEQLKQDKYKELEKYLKQYTDDETGEIIEDFDPVDIFREGARGNFKFSFIGLLNSISRYLFREIYSNINIMAQVIILAVLCALLKNLQTSFLSESVGELAFFACYIVIVSIMVESFYSCLNLATAIVENMVNFMYATMPVLITLLVSGGNITAGGVFQPIVFGIIGAVATIIKSVLMPVILLSTILALIGNISEKVQLSKLTGTIKQVTTAILGLILTVFIGIITIQGSVGAIVDGVTGKTAKFAISTFVPVAGKYLADAAETVIGCALVIKNAAGVAVMAVIVAICLVPILKITALIFLYKITCVLIEPVSEKRITKCIDEISSSLTYIIGLIVSVAFMFIISVTAIIAAGNISTMIR; from the coding sequence GTGAGATACAAAAGATATATAAAGAGAAAATTAGAGAAGGGATCTAATAAAAAAAGGCCAATTAACTTAATGGTTGCTCTTCTGATAGTTTTATACCTGCAAGCAATTCTAATGCCTTTATCATCCCAAGCGGCTGGAGAAGAGAATGAATCCGAAACAGACAATCAGGAGATTATAGAAGAGCAATTAAAGCAAGATAAATATAAAGAACTGGAAAAATACTTAAAACAGTATACCGATGATGAAACAGGTGAAATTATAGAAGATTTCGATCCTGTAGATATTTTTCGTGAAGGTGCCAGAGGTAATTTCAAATTTAGCTTTATTGGGTTGTTGAACAGCATTTCCAGATACTTATTTCGTGAAATATATTCAAATATAAATATTATGGCTCAGGTAATCATTCTGGCAGTATTGTGCGCTTTGCTAAAGAACCTGCAGACATCATTTCTTAGTGAGAGTGTTGGAGAACTGGCTTTTTTTGCTTGTTACATTGTAATTGTATCTATTATGGTAGAAAGTTTTTATTCCTGCCTTAATCTTGCCACAGCTATTGTTGAGAACATGGTTAATTTTATGTATGCTACTATGCCTGTTTTGATAACATTACTTGTTTCAGGAGGAAACATAACTGCCGGAGGGGTTTTCCAGCCTATAGTATTTGGTATTATCGGAGCAGTTGCTACAATTATTAAATCTGTGCTTATGCCGGTAATTCTATTATCAACAATATTGGCGCTTATAGGCAATATTTCAGAAAAGGTTCAGCTATCCAAACTTACAGGTACAATAAAACAGGTAACAACTGCGATTCTAGGACTGATTCTGACAGTTTTTATTGGTATAATTACTATCCAGGGATCTGTTGGTGCAATTGTAGATGGTGTGACAGGAAAAACTGCCAAGTTCGCAATAAGCACATTTGTTCCGGTAGCAGGAAAGTACCTTGCAGATGCAGCTGAGACGGTCATAGGGTGTGCGCTTGTTATAAAGAATGCAGCTGGTGTTGCAGTGATGGCAGTTATTGTGGCTATATGTTTGGTTCCAATATTAAAAATCACAGCATTAATCTTTTTGTACAAGATAACCTGTGTACTGATAGAGCCTGTTTCAGAGAAAAGAATAACCAAATGCATCGATGAAATAAGCAGTTCTCTCACATACATAATCGGACTTATAGTATCTGTAGCATTCATGTTTATTATTTCTGTAACTGCAATAATCGCAGCAGGTAATATAAGTACCATGATAAGGTAA
- the spoIIIAC gene encoding stage III sporulation protein AC, with translation MGIDLIFRIAAIGILVSVLNQVLSRSGRDEHATMVTIAGIVIVLTLVIKEIVKLFDTIKTLFNF, from the coding sequence ATGGGAATTGACTTGATATTCAGAATTGCGGCTATTGGTATACTGGTATCAGTATTAAACCAGGTTCTTAGCAGATCAGGGCGTGATGAGCACGCAACCATGGTAACAATAGCAGGTATTGTTATTGTACTAACTTTAGTAATTAAGGAAATTGTAAAACTATTTGATACTATAAAGACTCTGTTTAATTTCTAA
- the spoIIIAD gene encoding stage III sporulation protein AD produces the protein MEILQIVSLGVIATILIMLIKKERPEIAVLISIVVGIAIFILSVSKLSAILELLNTFTEKVSIDTRYISTLFKIIGIAYIAEFGAEVCKDAGEASIAAKIELAGKLIIAALAFPIIASLLDLIAKILP, from the coding sequence ATGGAAATATTGCAAATCGTTAGTTTGGGTGTTATTGCCACGATACTGATCATGCTTATAAAGAAAGAAAGACCTGAAATCGCTGTCCTGATAAGCATTGTGGTAGGAATTGCAATATTCATTCTCTCGGTTTCAAAATTATCTGCAATTCTTGAACTATTAAATACTTTTACAGAAAAAGTGAGCATTGATACGAGGTATATAAGCACACTCTTCAAGATAATAGGCATTGCGTACATAGCGGAATTCGGCGCTGAAGTTTGTAAAGACGCAGGAGAAGCCTCCATAGCTGCAAAGATTGAGCTTGCAGGGAAACTGATTATTGCGGCACTGGCATTTCCTATAATAGCTTCATTATTAGATCTCATAGCGAAGATATTGCCGTAA
- the spoIIIAA gene encoding stage III sporulation protein AA, whose translation MIAKDKRTLFIPGARNIERDILQFISPEIRKVLQNVGIQRLRLMEEIRLRAGRPLMVQNYGGSWFVSADGTLSRMDKGSYVVEQNEIIKTLELITENSVYAYQEEIRRGYITLKGGHRVGIAGKTVMEDGYVKNIKDISGLNIRISKEVPGCSTEVIKYVLNGSNSIFNTLIVSPPQCGKTTMLRDMARLLSEGCPEKGIPGLKIGIVDERSEIAACFKGLPQHDIGVQSDVLDGCPKSIGMVMMIRAMSPQVIITDEIGGYGDKEAIISVLNAGVKILASAHGFNISELKSRREVLSLIEEKAFERFIVLSNANGPGTLEEVIDGSTMHIIYKRGH comes from the coding sequence ATGATAGCTAAAGATAAAAGAACATTATTTATCCCTGGGGCAAGAAATATTGAAAGAGATATACTCCAGTTTATTTCTCCGGAAATACGAAAAGTACTGCAAAATGTGGGTATTCAGCGTTTAAGATTAATGGAAGAGATAAGACTTAGAGCCGGACGCCCCCTGATGGTCCAAAATTATGGCGGCAGTTGGTTTGTGAGTGCAGATGGTACTCTCAGCAGAATGGACAAGGGCTCATATGTTGTTGAACAGAATGAAATAATAAAAACTCTTGAACTAATAACTGAAAACTCTGTTTATGCTTATCAGGAGGAGATCCGAAGAGGCTATATTACCCTTAAAGGTGGACATAGGGTTGGAATAGCGGGTAAAACTGTAATGGAAGATGGTTATGTAAAAAATATAAAAGATATTTCAGGACTAAATATAAGAATTTCAAAGGAGGTTCCTGGTTGTTCAACTGAAGTAATTAAATATGTATTGAACGGGAGTAACAGTATATTTAATACATTGATAGTTTCACCCCCTCAATGCGGTAAGACAACGATGCTGAGAGATATGGCAAGACTGCTTAGCGAAGGTTGCCCTGAGAAAGGTATTCCGGGATTGAAAATCGGGATAGTAGATGAAAGGTCGGAAATAGCCGCTTGCTTCAAAGGATTACCTCAGCATGATATAGGCGTACAAAGCGACGTTCTGGATGGCTGCCCTAAATCCATAGGAATGGTTATGATGATCAGGGCTATGTCACCGCAGGTAATAATAACTGATGAAATAGGAGGCTATGGTGACAAGGAGGCAATAATATCAGTACTTAATGCAGGCGTTAAAATCCTGGCTTCGGCCCATGGATTTAATATTTCTGAATTAAAGAGCAGGCGGGAGGTATTGAGTCTGATTGAGGAAAAAGCATTTGAAAGATTCATTGTACTGAGTAATGCCAATGGACCTGGAACATTGGAAGAAGTAATTGATGGTTCAACTATGCATATTATTTACAAAAGGGGTCATTAA
- a CDS encoding stage III sporulation protein AF, producing MVEFLKGWVLNIITLVMFLVLLEILIPSGKLKKFINLVSGFILIIVLIEPFAGNALDSRKLEDFQIINSKVINEKELEYNSKIMEEEQMKQVSEVYKKKLTDNIVQRLEKVDGISNIEAEILIDEDYTSNTFGEIKKVFIKFNIEEEAGNSRGNIFRVERIEIKDSEDFDEEQIVNEKIKDQVEEIISRLLEIDSEDIIISVEKRPANKSQEFLRKNL from the coding sequence GTGGTAGAATTCCTCAAAGGCTGGGTACTTAATATCATTACCCTGGTCATGTTCCTGGTATTGCTGGAAATTCTTATTCCTTCAGGCAAACTGAAGAAATTTATTAATCTGGTATCTGGTTTCATTCTTATAATTGTACTTATTGAGCCTTTTGCAGGAAATGCCCTGGACAGTAGAAAACTTGAAGATTTCCAAATAATTAACAGTAAAGTAATTAATGAAAAGGAACTTGAATATAATAGCAAGATAATGGAAGAAGAACAGATGAAACAGGTATCAGAAGTATATAAGAAAAAGCTGACGGATAATATTGTACAAAGATTAGAGAAAGTAGATGGGATATCAAATATTGAAGCTGAAATTCTAATTGATGAAGATTATACATCGAATACCTTTGGAGAAATAAAGAAGGTATTTATCAAATTTAATATTGAAGAAGAAGCCGGTAATAGCAGGGGCAACATTTTTCGTGTTGAAAGAATTGAAATAAAGGATAGTGAAGACTTTGATGAAGAACAGATTGTTAATGAAAAAATAAAGGATCAGGTTGAGGAAATAATCAGTAGACTTCTCGAAATAGACAGTGAGGACATCATAATTTCGGTAGAAAAAAGACCAGCTAATAAAAGTCAAGAGTTTTTAAGAAAAAATCTTTAA
- a CDS encoding Glu/Leu/Phe/Val dehydrogenase, which translates to MSKEYNPYENMLEVLEKAARKLNLEENDYIEIKYPERELKVSLPIKMDDGSVKVFDGYRIQHSTIRGPGKGGIRYHQDVNLDEVKALAAWMTFKCAVVNIPFGGAKGAIKVNPYELSRGELERLTRKYTAAIAPIIGPEKDIPAPDVGSNPEVMGWIMDTYSTINGYAACGVVTGKPIEIGGSLGRGEATGRGIMITVKEILARLGMPAKGTRVAIQGMGNVGSNAAKLLYREGFKIVAISDVSGGMYKEDGFDIDAVCKFLSSNRGKLLKDYEVEGAHRISNEELLTADVDVLVPAALENQINEDIASKLKAKVIVEGANGPTTVEGDKVLEERGIKVVPDILANAGGVVVSYFEWVQNIQNLAWSEEEVNSKLEHIMKKAFASVWNKAEEEKVSLRMGAYIVAIDRVVKARKYRGVFL; encoded by the coding sequence ATGAGCAAAGAGTATAATCCATATGAAAATATGCTGGAAGTGCTCGAAAAAGCAGCAAGAAAGCTTAATCTTGAAGAAAATGATTATATTGAAATCAAGTATCCTGAAAGAGAGCTCAAGGTATCGCTGCCAATAAAAATGGACGATGGTAGTGTTAAAGTATTTGACGGTTATAGAATACAGCACTCTACTATAAGAGGTCCAGGTAAGGGTGGCATCCGCTACCATCAGGATGTTAACCTTGATGAAGTAAAGGCTCTGGCAGCCTGGATGACTTTTAAATGTGCAGTAGTCAATATTCCTTTTGGTGGCGCAAAGGGTGCGATTAAGGTTAATCCTTATGAATTATCAAGGGGTGAATTGGAAAGACTCACAAGAAAATATACTGCAGCCATTGCTCCGATAATCGGACCTGAAAAAGATATTCCTGCACCTGATGTTGGTTCAAATCCAGAGGTTATGGGATGGATAATGGATACATACAGTACTATCAACGGTTATGCAGCATGTGGAGTAGTAACAGGGAAACCTATTGAAATAGGTGGTTCTTTAGGAAGAGGAGAGGCAACCGGAAGAGGCATAATGATTACTGTTAAAGAAATCCTGGCCAGGCTTGGAATGCCTGCCAAAGGGACAAGGGTGGCAATTCAAGGAATGGGTAATGTAGGAAGCAATGCGGCAAAGCTTTTATACAGAGAAGGATTTAAGATTGTAGCAATTTCAGATGTATCCGGCGGAATGTATAAAGAGGACGGATTTGATATTGATGCAGTTTGCAAATTCCTGAGCAGCAATAGAGGAAAACTGTTGAAGGACTATGAAGTTGAAGGAGCACACCGCATTAGTAATGAAGAATTATTGACAGCCGATGTTGATGTTCTTGTGCCGGCTGCATTGGAAAATCAAATAAACGAGGATATTGCTTCAAAACTTAAAGCTAAGGTTATTGTAGAAGGAGCAAACGGACCTACTACAGTTGAGGGCGATAAAGTTCTTGAAGAAAGAGGAATAAAGGTAGTGCCTGACATCCTTGCTAACGCTGGTGGCGTTGTTGTTTCGTACTTTGAATGGGTACAAAACATCCAGAATCTGGCTTGGAGTGAAGAAGAAGTAAACAGCAAGCTTGAGCATATAATGAAGAAAGCTTTTGCCAGTGTATGGAATAAGGCTGAGGAAGAAAAAGTATCCCTGAGAATGGGCGCATACATTGTTGCAATTGATAGAGTAGTAAAAGCAAGGAAATATCGTGGAGTATTTTTATAA
- the spoIIIAB gene encoding stage III sporulation protein AB, which produces MLKFLASIMIIASSSILGYSISREYSRRPAQLRELQILMQIFENEIRFLSSVLASAFEKLYKTSNSEVREFFIETIKNLESSGGYGAKEAWEKAVRDNIKNTSLNNEDQEILLQFGNILGSTDKDGQISNIRHLISRLKIQEEKAEEMRKKNESLYRKLGLLGGLAIVIVLL; this is translated from the coding sequence ATGCTTAAATTTCTGGCAAGTATCATGATAATTGCTTCATCCTCCATATTAGGTTACTCCATATCCAGGGAATATTCCAGGAGACCTGCGCAACTTAGGGAATTGCAGATTCTCATGCAGATTTTTGAGAATGAAATAAGATTCTTATCAAGCGTATTAGCCAGTGCTTTTGAAAAACTTTACAAGACCTCAAATAGTGAAGTTAGAGAATTCTTCATAGAAACAATAAAAAATCTTGAGAGCTCTGGAGGGTATGGCGCAAAAGAAGCATGGGAAAAAGCAGTAAGAGACAATATAAAAAACACTTCTTTAAATAATGAAGACCAGGAGATACTTTTGCAATTCGGAAACATCCTGGGAAGTACCGACAAAGACGGACAAATCAGTAATATCAGACATTTAATAAGCAGGCTGAAAATTCAGGAAGAAAAGGCTGAAGAAATGAGAAAGAAAAATGAGTCTTTGTACAGAAAGCTTGGATTATTAGGTGGTTTAGCTATAGTAATAGTACTTTTGTAA